The following are from one region of the Camelus dromedarius isolate mCamDro1 chromosome 34, mCamDro1.pat, whole genome shotgun sequence genome:
- the IGSF9B gene encoding protein turtle homolog B isoform X2, translating into MIWYVATLIASVISARGLAAQGAHGLREEPEFVTARAGESVVLRCDVVHPVTGQPPPYVVEWFKFGVPIPIFIKFGYYPPHVDPEYAGRASLHDKASLRLEQVRAEDQGWYECKVLLLDQQYDTFHNGSWVHLTINAPPTFTETPPQYIEAKEGSSVTMTCTAFGNPKPIVTWLKEGTLLGANGKYQVSDGSLTVTSVSREDRGAYTCRAYSIQGEAMHTTHLLVQGPPFIVSPPENITVNISQDALLTCRAEAYPGNLTYTWYWQDENVYFQNDLKLRVRILIDGTLIIFRVKPEDAGKYTCVPSNSLGRSPSASAYLTVQYPARVLNMPPVIYVPVGIHGYIRCPVDAEPPATVVKWNKDGRPLQVEKNLGWTLLEDGSIRIEEATEEALGTYTCVPYNTLGTMGQSAPARLVLKDPPYFTVLPGWEYRQEAGRELLIPCAAAGDPFPVITWRKVGKPSRSKHNVLPSGSLQFRALSKEDHGEWECVATNVVTSITASTHLTVTGTSPHAPGSVRVQVSMTAANVSWEPGYDGGFEQTFSVWMKRAQFGPHDWLSLPVPLGPSWLLVDALEPETAYQFSVLAQNKLGASAFSEVVTVNTLAFPVTTPEPLVLVTPPRCLTANRTQQGVLLSWLPPANHSFPIDRYIMEFRVGERWETLEDAIPGTDGDFFARDLSQDTWYEFRVLAVMQDLVSEPSNIAGVSSTDIFPQPDLTEDGLARPVLAGIVATICFLAAAILFSTLAACFVNKQRKRKLKRKKDPPLSITHCRKSLESPLSSGKVSPESTRTLRAPSESSDDQGQPAAKRMLSPAREKELSLYKKTKRAIGSRKYSVAKAEAEAEATTPIELISRGPDGRFVMDPSEMEPSAKTRRIEGFPFAEETDMYPEFRQSDEENEDPLVPASVAALKSQLTPLSSSQESYLPPPAYSPRFQPRGLEGPGGLEGRLQATGQARPPAPRPFHHGQYYGYLSSSSPGEVEPPPFYMPEVGSPLSSVMSSPPLHAEGPFGHPTIPEENGENASNSTLPLTQTPTGGRSPEPWGRPEFPFGGLETPAMMFPHQLHPCDVPEGLQPAAGLPRGLPPAPLQVPAAYPGILSLEAPKGWAGKSPGRGPAPVPPAAKWQDRPVQPLVSQGQLRHTSQGMGIPVLPYPEPAEPGAHGGPSTLGLDTRWYEPQPRPRPSPRQARRAEPSLHQVVLQPSRLSPLTQSPLSSRTGSPELAARARPRPGLLQQAEMSEITLQPPAAVSFSRKSTPSTGSPSQSSRSGSPSYRPTMGFTTLATGYPSPPPGPAGPTDNLDVFGQTPSSRRMGEELLRPEPPPPPLTTSGTQTPAPGNAAVPERLEALKYQRIKKPKKSSKGSSKSKRRSDGSASQAQRLPDPQVLWPDEAVCLRRKKRHSRPDPFARLSDLCHRQLPEDQTAILSSVEHDDPGHATLL; encoded by the exons ATGATTTGGTATGTGGCCACTTTGATAGCAAGTGTGATCAGCGCCCGAGGTCTTGCGGCTCAAG GTGCCCACGGCCTGCGAGAGGAGCCCGAGTTCGTGACAGCCAGGGCCGGCGAGAGCGTGGTCCTGCGATGCGACGTGGTCCACCCGGTGACGGGGCAGCCCCCGCCCTATGTCGTGGAGTGGTTCAAGTTTGGGGTGCCCATCCCCATCTTCATCAAGTTTGGCTACTACCCACCCCACGTGGACCCTGAGTATGCAG GCCGGGCGAGTCTCCACGACAAAGCTTCCCTGCGGCTGGAGCAGGTGCGCGCGGAGGACCAGGGCTGGTACGAGTGCAAGGTGCTCCTGCTGGACCAGCAGTACGACACCTTCCACAACGGCAGCTGGGTGCACCTCACCATCAACG CTCCTCCCACCTTTACAGAAACACCCCCTCAGTACATTGAGGCCAAGGAGGGCAGCAGTGTGACCATGACCTGCACAGCTTTTGGGAACCCCAAGCCCATTGTCACCTGGCTCAAGGAGGGGACACTCCTCGGTGCTAACGGCAAGTACCAG GTGAGTGACGGCAGCCTGACGGTGACATCGGTCAGTCGGGAGGACAGAGGTGCCTACACCTGTCGTGCATACAGTATCCAGGGGGAGGCCATGCACACCACCCACCTGCTCGTCCAAG GGCCACCCTTCATAGTGTCCCCTCCTGAGAACATCACTGTCAACATATCCCAGGATGCTCTGCTCACCTGCCGGGCGGAGGCCTACCCCGGCAACCTCACCTACACCTGGTACTGGCAGGACGAGAATGTCTACTTCCAGAA TGACCTGAAGCTCAGAGTGCGCATCCTGATCGACGGGACGTTGATCATCTTCCGGGTGAAGCCGGAGGACGCAGGGAAGTACACCTGCGTCCCGAGCAACAGCCTGGGGCGCTCCCCCTCGGCTTCCGCGTACCTGACCGTGCAGT ACCCAGCCCGTGTCCTCAACATGCCCCCCGTGATCTACGTGCCCGTGGGCATCCACGGCTACATCCGCTGCCCTGTGGACGCAGAGCCGCCGGCCACCGTGGTCAAGTGGAACAAGGACGGCCGCCCCCTGCAGGTTGAGAAG AACCTGGGCTGGACCTTGCTGGAGGATGGCTCCATTCGGATCGAGGAGGCCACAGAGGAGGCTCTTGGCACGTACACCTGTGTGCCTTACAACACCTTGGGGACCATGGGCCAGTCTGCTCCTGCGAGGCTTGTCCTGAAG GACCCCCCGTACTTTACGGTGCTACCGGGCTGGGAGTACAGGCAGGAAGCCGGCCGGGAGCTGCTCATCCCCTGCGCAGCCGCAGGGGACCCCTTCCCTGTCATCACGTGGAGAAAG GTAGGGAAGCCCAGCAGAAGCAAGCACAATGTCCTGCCCAGCGGGAGCCTCCAGTTCCGTGCGCTGAGTAAGGAGGACCACGGGGAGTGGGAGTGTGTCGCCACCAACGTGGTCACCAGCATCACTGCCAGCACCCACCTGACCGTCACTG GCACCAGCCCCCACGCCCCAGGCAGTGTCCGGGTCCAGGTCTCCATGACAGCTGCCAACGTGTCCTGGGAGCCAGGCTATGACGGAGGTTTTGAGCAGACATTCTCTGTTTG GATGAAGCGGGCGCAGTTTGGGCCCCATGACTGGCTGTCGCTGCCTGTGCCTCTGGGACCCAGCTGGCTACTCGTGGATGCCCTGGAGCCCGAGACCGCGTACCAGTTCAGCGTCCTGGCCCAGAACAAGCTGGGAGCGAGCGCCTTCAGTGAGGTGGTCACTGTGAACACTCTAG CATTCCCTGTCACAACTCCAGAACCCCTGGTGCTGGTTACCCCACCGAGGTGCCTCACAGCCAACCGGACCCAGCAGGGCGTGCTCCTGTCTTGGCTCCCCCCTGCCAATCACAGCTTTCCCATCGACCGCTACATCATGGAGTTCCGTGTGGGAGAGCGCTGGGAGACGCTGGAGGACGCCATCCCCGGCACCGACGGCGACTTCTTTGCCAGGGACCTGTCACAG GACACGTGGTACGAGTTCCGCGTCCTGGCTGTCATGCAGGATCTGGTCAGCGAGCCCAGCAACATCGCCGGCGTCTCTAGCACAG ACATCTTCCCACAGCCGGACCTCACCGAAGACGGGCTGGCCCGGCCAGTGTTGGCCGGAATCGTGGCCACCATCTGCTTCCTGGCCGCGGCCATCCTGTTCAGCACCCTGGCCGCGTGCTTTGTCAACAAGCAGCGCAAGCGGAAGCTCAAGCGCAAGAAAG ACCCTCCGCTCTCCATCACGCACTGCAGGAAGAGCCTGGAGTCTCC CTTGTCCTCCGGCAAGGTCAGCCCCGAGAGCACCCGCACGCTCCGGGCCCCGTCCGAGTCCTCCGATGACCAGGGCCAGCCGGCGGCCAAGAGGATGCTCAGCCCCGCGCGCGAAAAGGAGCTGTCCTTGTACAAGAAGACAAAGAGGGCCATTGGCAGCAGGAAGTACAGTGTGGCCAAGGCTGAGGCCGAGGCCGAGGCCACCACGCCCATCGAGCTCATCAGCAGGGGCCCTGACGGCCGCTTTGTGATGGACCCCTCGGAGATGGAGCCCTCCGCCAAGACCCGGCGCATCGAGGGCTTCCCCTTTGCGGAGGAGACCGACATGTACCCCGAGTTCCGCCAGTCGGATGAGGAGAACGAGGACCCGCTGGTGCCTGCCTCTGTGGCCGCCCTCAAGTCCCAGCTGACCCCCCTGTCGTCCAGCCAGGAATCCTACCTGCCACCACCAGCATACAGCCCTCGGTTCCAGCCACGTGGCCTGGAGGGCCCTGGTGGCCTGGAGGGCCGGCTGCAGGCCACTGGCCAAGCCAGGCCGCCCGCCCCGCGGCCCTTCCACCACGGCCAGTATTATGGGTACCTCAGCAGCAGTAGCCCTGGGGAGGTGGAGCCACCCCCCTTCTACATGCCAGAGGTGGGCAGCCCCCTGAGCTCCGTCATGTCCTCCCCGCCCCTGCACGCCGAGGGGCCTTTTGGCCACCCCACCATCCCTGAGGAGAACGGGGAGAACGCTTCCAACAGCACGCTGCCCTTGACTCAGACGCCCACGGGCGGGCGCTCCCCGGAGCCCTGGGGCCGGCCGGAGTTCCCCTTCGGGGGCCTGGAGACCCCGGCCATGATGTTTCCCCACCAGCTGCACCCCTGTGACGTGCCCGAGGGTCTGCAGCCCGCGGCCGGCCTCCCCCGAGGACTGCCGCCTGCCCCGCTGCAGGTGCCCGCAGCCTACCCCGGCATCCTGTCTTTGGAGGCGCCCAAGGGCTGGGCTGGCAAGTCACCTGGCAGAGGCCCTGCCCCAGTGCCCCCCGCCGCCAAGTGGCAGGACAGGCCTGTGCAGCCTCTGGTGAGCCAAGGTCAGTTGAGACATACCAGCCAAGGCATGGGCATACCCGTGTTGCCTTACCCCGAGCCGGCTGAGCCGGGGGCACACGGTGGCCCCAGCACGCTGGGCCTGGACACTCGGTGGTATGAGCCCCAGCCCCGGCCTCGGCCCAGCCCCCGGCAGGCCAGGCGCGCCGAGCCCAGTTTACATCAAGTGGTGCTACAGCCCTCCCGGCTCTCGCCTCTGACCCAAAGCCCCCTCAGCTCCCGCACCGGCTCCCCCGAGCTGGCCGCCCGGGCCCGGCCTCGCCCCGGCCTCCTGCAGCAGGCTGAGATGTCGGAGATCACCCTTCAGCCACCGGCTGCTGTCAGCTTCTCTCGCAAGTCCACGCCGTCCACGGGCTCCCCATCTCAGAGCAGCCGCAGTGGCAGCCCCAGCTACCGGCCCACCATGGGCTTCACCACTCTGGCCACGGGCTACCCCTCCCCTCCGCCGGGCCCTGCAGGGCCCACGGACAACCTGGATGTGTTTGGACAGACGCCTTCCTCTCGAAGGATGGGGGAGGAGCTGCTCAGACCGGAGCCCCCCCCGCCACCGTTAACTACATCAGG GACACAAACACCTGCGCCCGGGAATGCTGCTGTCCCTGAGAGGCTGGAGGCTCTGAAATACCAGCGGATAAAGAAGCCCAAAAAGTCATCCAAGGGCTCCTCGAAGTCAAAGAGACGATCCG
- the IGSF9B gene encoding protein turtle homolog B isoform X1, producing the protein MIWYVATLIASVISARGLAAQGAHGLREEPEFVTARAGESVVLRCDVVHPVTGQPPPYVVEWFKFGVPIPIFIKFGYYPPHVDPEYAGRASLHDKASLRLEQVRAEDQGWYECKVLLLDQQYDTFHNGSWVHLTINAPPTFTETPPQYIEAKEGSSVTMTCTAFGNPKPIVTWLKEGTLLGANGKYQVSDGSLTVTSVSREDRGAYTCRAYSIQGEAMHTTHLLVQGPPFIVSPPENITVNISQDALLTCRAEAYPGNLTYTWYWQDENVYFQNDLKLRVRILIDGTLIIFRVKPEDAGKYTCVPSNSLGRSPSASAYLTVQYPARVLNMPPVIYVPVGIHGYIRCPVDAEPPATVVKWNKDGRPLQVEKNLGWTLLEDGSIRIEEATEEALGTYTCVPYNTLGTMGQSAPARLVLKDPPYFTVLPGWEYRQEAGRELLIPCAAAGDPFPVITWRKVGKPSRSKHNVLPSGSLQFRALSKEDHGEWECVATNVVTSITASTHLTVTGTSPHAPGSVRVQVSMTAANVSWEPGYDGGFEQTFSVWYGPLMKRAQFGPHDWLSLPVPLGPSWLLVDALEPETAYQFSVLAQNKLGASAFSEVVTVNTLAFPVTTPEPLVLVTPPRCLTANRTQQGVLLSWLPPANHSFPIDRYIMEFRVGERWETLEDAIPGTDGDFFARDLSQDTWYEFRVLAVMQDLVSEPSNIAGVSSTDIFPQPDLTEDGLARPVLAGIVATICFLAAAILFSTLAACFVNKQRKRKLKRKKDPPLSITHCRKSLESPLSSGKVSPESTRTLRAPSESSDDQGQPAAKRMLSPAREKELSLYKKTKRAIGSRKYSVAKAEAEAEATTPIELISRGPDGRFVMDPSEMEPSAKTRRIEGFPFAEETDMYPEFRQSDEENEDPLVPASVAALKSQLTPLSSSQESYLPPPAYSPRFQPRGLEGPGGLEGRLQATGQARPPAPRPFHHGQYYGYLSSSSPGEVEPPPFYMPEVGSPLSSVMSSPPLHAEGPFGHPTIPEENGENASNSTLPLTQTPTGGRSPEPWGRPEFPFGGLETPAMMFPHQLHPCDVPEGLQPAAGLPRGLPPAPLQVPAAYPGILSLEAPKGWAGKSPGRGPAPVPPAAKWQDRPVQPLVSQGQLRHTSQGMGIPVLPYPEPAEPGAHGGPSTLGLDTRWYEPQPRPRPSPRQARRAEPSLHQVVLQPSRLSPLTQSPLSSRTGSPELAARARPRPGLLQQAEMSEITLQPPAAVSFSRKSTPSTGSPSQSSRSGSPSYRPTMGFTTLATGYPSPPPGPAGPTDNLDVFGQTPSSRRMGEELLRPEPPPPPLTTSGTQTPAPGNAAVPERLEALKYQRIKKPKKSSKGSSKSKRRSDGSASQAQRLPDPQVLWPDEAVCLRRKKRHSRPDPFARLSDLCHRQLPEDQTAILSSVEHDDPGHATLL; encoded by the exons ATGATTTGGTATGTGGCCACTTTGATAGCAAGTGTGATCAGCGCCCGAGGTCTTGCGGCTCAAG GTGCCCACGGCCTGCGAGAGGAGCCCGAGTTCGTGACAGCCAGGGCCGGCGAGAGCGTGGTCCTGCGATGCGACGTGGTCCACCCGGTGACGGGGCAGCCCCCGCCCTATGTCGTGGAGTGGTTCAAGTTTGGGGTGCCCATCCCCATCTTCATCAAGTTTGGCTACTACCCACCCCACGTGGACCCTGAGTATGCAG GCCGGGCGAGTCTCCACGACAAAGCTTCCCTGCGGCTGGAGCAGGTGCGCGCGGAGGACCAGGGCTGGTACGAGTGCAAGGTGCTCCTGCTGGACCAGCAGTACGACACCTTCCACAACGGCAGCTGGGTGCACCTCACCATCAACG CTCCTCCCACCTTTACAGAAACACCCCCTCAGTACATTGAGGCCAAGGAGGGCAGCAGTGTGACCATGACCTGCACAGCTTTTGGGAACCCCAAGCCCATTGTCACCTGGCTCAAGGAGGGGACACTCCTCGGTGCTAACGGCAAGTACCAG GTGAGTGACGGCAGCCTGACGGTGACATCGGTCAGTCGGGAGGACAGAGGTGCCTACACCTGTCGTGCATACAGTATCCAGGGGGAGGCCATGCACACCACCCACCTGCTCGTCCAAG GGCCACCCTTCATAGTGTCCCCTCCTGAGAACATCACTGTCAACATATCCCAGGATGCTCTGCTCACCTGCCGGGCGGAGGCCTACCCCGGCAACCTCACCTACACCTGGTACTGGCAGGACGAGAATGTCTACTTCCAGAA TGACCTGAAGCTCAGAGTGCGCATCCTGATCGACGGGACGTTGATCATCTTCCGGGTGAAGCCGGAGGACGCAGGGAAGTACACCTGCGTCCCGAGCAACAGCCTGGGGCGCTCCCCCTCGGCTTCCGCGTACCTGACCGTGCAGT ACCCAGCCCGTGTCCTCAACATGCCCCCCGTGATCTACGTGCCCGTGGGCATCCACGGCTACATCCGCTGCCCTGTGGACGCAGAGCCGCCGGCCACCGTGGTCAAGTGGAACAAGGACGGCCGCCCCCTGCAGGTTGAGAAG AACCTGGGCTGGACCTTGCTGGAGGATGGCTCCATTCGGATCGAGGAGGCCACAGAGGAGGCTCTTGGCACGTACACCTGTGTGCCTTACAACACCTTGGGGACCATGGGCCAGTCTGCTCCTGCGAGGCTTGTCCTGAAG GACCCCCCGTACTTTACGGTGCTACCGGGCTGGGAGTACAGGCAGGAAGCCGGCCGGGAGCTGCTCATCCCCTGCGCAGCCGCAGGGGACCCCTTCCCTGTCATCACGTGGAGAAAG GTAGGGAAGCCCAGCAGAAGCAAGCACAATGTCCTGCCCAGCGGGAGCCTCCAGTTCCGTGCGCTGAGTAAGGAGGACCACGGGGAGTGGGAGTGTGTCGCCACCAACGTGGTCACCAGCATCACTGCCAGCACCCACCTGACCGTCACTG GCACCAGCCCCCACGCCCCAGGCAGTGTCCGGGTCCAGGTCTCCATGACAGCTGCCAACGTGTCCTGGGAGCCAGGCTATGACGGAGGTTTTGAGCAGACATTCTCTGTTTGGTACGGACCTCT GATGAAGCGGGCGCAGTTTGGGCCCCATGACTGGCTGTCGCTGCCTGTGCCTCTGGGACCCAGCTGGCTACTCGTGGATGCCCTGGAGCCCGAGACCGCGTACCAGTTCAGCGTCCTGGCCCAGAACAAGCTGGGAGCGAGCGCCTTCAGTGAGGTGGTCACTGTGAACACTCTAG CATTCCCTGTCACAACTCCAGAACCCCTGGTGCTGGTTACCCCACCGAGGTGCCTCACAGCCAACCGGACCCAGCAGGGCGTGCTCCTGTCTTGGCTCCCCCCTGCCAATCACAGCTTTCCCATCGACCGCTACATCATGGAGTTCCGTGTGGGAGAGCGCTGGGAGACGCTGGAGGACGCCATCCCCGGCACCGACGGCGACTTCTTTGCCAGGGACCTGTCACAG GACACGTGGTACGAGTTCCGCGTCCTGGCTGTCATGCAGGATCTGGTCAGCGAGCCCAGCAACATCGCCGGCGTCTCTAGCACAG ACATCTTCCCACAGCCGGACCTCACCGAAGACGGGCTGGCCCGGCCAGTGTTGGCCGGAATCGTGGCCACCATCTGCTTCCTGGCCGCGGCCATCCTGTTCAGCACCCTGGCCGCGTGCTTTGTCAACAAGCAGCGCAAGCGGAAGCTCAAGCGCAAGAAAG ACCCTCCGCTCTCCATCACGCACTGCAGGAAGAGCCTGGAGTCTCC CTTGTCCTCCGGCAAGGTCAGCCCCGAGAGCACCCGCACGCTCCGGGCCCCGTCCGAGTCCTCCGATGACCAGGGCCAGCCGGCGGCCAAGAGGATGCTCAGCCCCGCGCGCGAAAAGGAGCTGTCCTTGTACAAGAAGACAAAGAGGGCCATTGGCAGCAGGAAGTACAGTGTGGCCAAGGCTGAGGCCGAGGCCGAGGCCACCACGCCCATCGAGCTCATCAGCAGGGGCCCTGACGGCCGCTTTGTGATGGACCCCTCGGAGATGGAGCCCTCCGCCAAGACCCGGCGCATCGAGGGCTTCCCCTTTGCGGAGGAGACCGACATGTACCCCGAGTTCCGCCAGTCGGATGAGGAGAACGAGGACCCGCTGGTGCCTGCCTCTGTGGCCGCCCTCAAGTCCCAGCTGACCCCCCTGTCGTCCAGCCAGGAATCCTACCTGCCACCACCAGCATACAGCCCTCGGTTCCAGCCACGTGGCCTGGAGGGCCCTGGTGGCCTGGAGGGCCGGCTGCAGGCCACTGGCCAAGCCAGGCCGCCCGCCCCGCGGCCCTTCCACCACGGCCAGTATTATGGGTACCTCAGCAGCAGTAGCCCTGGGGAGGTGGAGCCACCCCCCTTCTACATGCCAGAGGTGGGCAGCCCCCTGAGCTCCGTCATGTCCTCCCCGCCCCTGCACGCCGAGGGGCCTTTTGGCCACCCCACCATCCCTGAGGAGAACGGGGAGAACGCTTCCAACAGCACGCTGCCCTTGACTCAGACGCCCACGGGCGGGCGCTCCCCGGAGCCCTGGGGCCGGCCGGAGTTCCCCTTCGGGGGCCTGGAGACCCCGGCCATGATGTTTCCCCACCAGCTGCACCCCTGTGACGTGCCCGAGGGTCTGCAGCCCGCGGCCGGCCTCCCCCGAGGACTGCCGCCTGCCCCGCTGCAGGTGCCCGCAGCCTACCCCGGCATCCTGTCTTTGGAGGCGCCCAAGGGCTGGGCTGGCAAGTCACCTGGCAGAGGCCCTGCCCCAGTGCCCCCCGCCGCCAAGTGGCAGGACAGGCCTGTGCAGCCTCTGGTGAGCCAAGGTCAGTTGAGACATACCAGCCAAGGCATGGGCATACCCGTGTTGCCTTACCCCGAGCCGGCTGAGCCGGGGGCACACGGTGGCCCCAGCACGCTGGGCCTGGACACTCGGTGGTATGAGCCCCAGCCCCGGCCTCGGCCCAGCCCCCGGCAGGCCAGGCGCGCCGAGCCCAGTTTACATCAAGTGGTGCTACAGCCCTCCCGGCTCTCGCCTCTGACCCAAAGCCCCCTCAGCTCCCGCACCGGCTCCCCCGAGCTGGCCGCCCGGGCCCGGCCTCGCCCCGGCCTCCTGCAGCAGGCTGAGATGTCGGAGATCACCCTTCAGCCACCGGCTGCTGTCAGCTTCTCTCGCAAGTCCACGCCGTCCACGGGCTCCCCATCTCAGAGCAGCCGCAGTGGCAGCCCCAGCTACCGGCCCACCATGGGCTTCACCACTCTGGCCACGGGCTACCCCTCCCCTCCGCCGGGCCCTGCAGGGCCCACGGACAACCTGGATGTGTTTGGACAGACGCCTTCCTCTCGAAGGATGGGGGAGGAGCTGCTCAGACCGGAGCCCCCCCCGCCACCGTTAACTACATCAGG GACACAAACACCTGCGCCCGGGAATGCTGCTGTCCCTGAGAGGCTGGAGGCTCTGAAATACCAGCGGATAAAGAAGCCCAAAAAGTCATCCAAGGGCTCCTCGAAGTCAAAGAGACGATCCG